Sequence from the Maribellus comscasis genome:
TCTGTTCCGGGTTGTGTAGATGGCTGGTTTGAATTGCATAAAAAATTTGGGACCAAACCGATGAGCGAAATTCTGGATCCGGCAATTCAATATGCCCGAAATGGTTTTCCTTTATCAGAATTAATCGCTTATTACTGGCAAAGAAGCACCCGTTCGCTAAAACAATTTCCAGGTTTTGAAGAAATTTTTATGCCCGGCGGGAAAGCGCCTGAAAAAGGCGAAATATTCAAAAATCCTTATCTCGCAAATACGTTTGAATTGATTGCCAAAGAAGGTCGCGATGTTTTTTACAAAGGTGAGATTGCTGAAAAGATAGTAAAATATGTACGCGATCAAGGTGGATTTCTGAGCATGAAAGATTTTGAAGATCATCATTCAGATTGGGTTGAACCGATTTCTGTAAATTACCGTGGTTACGATGTTTGGGAACTTCCGCCCAACGGACAGGGAACAGCTGCTTTGGAAATGCTGAACATCATGAAACACTTTGATGTTGCGTCCATGGGATTTGGTTCGCCGGAATACATTCACCTTTTTGTGGAGGCTAAAAAACTGGCTTTTGAAGACCGTGCGAAATACTATTCTGACCCTGATTTTAATGATTTGCCCATTGAAGAGCTAATTTCTGAAAAATACGGAGAAGAACAGGCAGCAATGATTAACCCGGAACGGGCAGCGCGCAGCTATCCGGCGTGGGGAATGGAACACGGAAATACCATTTACATGACCGTCGCCGACAAAGAAGGAAATATGGTTTCGCTGATTCAAAGTAATTTCCGGGGAATGGGCTCGGGAATGACTCCCGGAAAACTGGGTTTTATTTTGCAGGACCGCGGGGAGCTTTTTTCGTTGGAAGAAGGACACATGAATGTTTACGAGCCGCATAAAAGGCCATTCCATACCATTATTCCTGCTTTTGTAACAAAAGATGGCGAACCGTTTCTCAGTTTTGGCGTAATGGGTGGCGACATGCAACCGCAAGGACACGTTCAGATTATTTGCAACATTATCGATTTTGGAATGAATATTCAGGAGGCCGGCGATGCCCCGAGAATTCAGCACACAGGCTCAAGCGATCCAACCGGCGGCACCATGACCGACGGTGGCGATGTTACTTTGGAATCAGGTTTTGAATATGAAACCATCCGTGCGCTGATGCAAAAAGGCCACAAAATTGGCTATGCCTACGGACCATATGGCGGTTACCAGGCGATAAAATGGGACAGTAAAAACAAAGTGTTTTACGGAGCGTCGGAATCACGTAAAGACGGGCAAGCTGCCGGGTATTAAATCAAATCCGGCGGCGAGGCAAAAAAACGTAGTGCAATGAAAAAAGCCTTAAATGAGTACATAAAACAATATGTCCATCTATCGAAAAATGAAACAGAGGCAATAGAGAAAATTCTGACTCACAAAAAAATACATAAAAAAGAACTCGTTGCAGAAACTGGCAAGGCTTGCACAAAAGTGCTATTTATAGAAAAAGGCTATTTCCGATTTTTTCATCTCGACACAAATGGAAATGAAATAACCAGCGATTTTTATTTTGCTCCAAGCTTTATAACATCTTACACCAGCTTTATTACGGGAGAACCATCTTTTGTTAATGTTCAGGCCATGGTGGATATGGAAGTACTGGAGTTTCAGAGAAGTGAGTTATATGAGTTGTACTCCCTCTATCCTGCTATTGAAAGGCTCGGGCGTTTAATTGCGGAAGAAGTTGCAATAACTTCGGAAAGGCACCTTTTTTTATTATTAAACCAAACTGCCGAAATACGCTACAAAACACTTCTGAAAAAAAATCCTGAATATGTAAATACCATTCCTTTGCAATATATCGCTTCTTATCTCGGTATCACCAAGGAAACACTAAGCCGAATGCGAAAATCCATCCGATAATTTTTTTGATATTTATCAATAGAAATCGTTTTTGTTCTGCGGTACTTTGTTTCGAAAACAATGTACAATTAAAATGAAAACGACAACATTAAACATTTGGCTCATCGCGTGTATATTTCTTCTGAATGCATGTGAAAAAGAGGATCTCTCTTTTGAAAGCGGAGATATTGAGATTGAAGTTGAAACCGGCAAGAACTGGTTGCACGACTATCCTCTATTTTTGGGAATAACAAAAAAAAATCCCCCTCAATTTGCGATTTGGGTTGAGGATACGCTCGGAAACTATCTTTCAACGGTTTTTGTCACCTACAAAATTGCTACGGAAGACTGGGTAAACAATAATGGAAACCGGCGCAAAGAAGCTCTTCCACACTGGTGTTTTCAACGAGGGATTATTTATGACGACGGGTTAATGCTTCCAACAAAAAAACATCCGCTGACAGACGGAATTACCGGGGCAACTCCAAAAGAAAATACAACCATCCAAATACAGCCTAAAAACCTGGAAACACCATTTGTGGTAAAAGCCGAATTTAATCATTCAACCGACTTTAATGAGGCTTATCCCCAAAGCGCCAAAGAAGGAAACAACGATTATTCGGGAGGAGAAGAAGGTAGCGGACAGCCCGCCGTAATTTATTCTGCAACCGTGCTTTCCACCACAAAAAAAACAGAATTTATTTTAATTGGGCACAGCAGCCCGGATGGAAATGACGGCATTGTTTATGGCTCCACAAATGGACTCACTTCTGCAAAATCAATTGTAAAGAATATCAGAATAACGGTAAGATGAAACCAATGAAAAAAATAATATTTTATGCGGCTTTGCTGTCACTTTGGACCTTTGGGATTAAAGCGCAAAATAACAACCAGGTATCTCTCCAATTTTCATTTAACCAGTTTGAAGTTGGGTACCAACATAAAATATTCTCGCCAAATCTGTGGGGTGAAATTTTTGTAGGAGCAGGCAATCAAGACGTCAACACTCGTTTTGATGATTTTCTGACGGGATTAAAGGTGGGCTACAATGTTTTTTCACACAAAAGGGATAAGCTTGATGTTCACTCAATATGGGGCATTTATATTCCAAAAAACAAACTTTACACTGCAATAACTCCAATGGTTGGGACGGGTACCCAATATGCACGCTCCATTGGGAAAACAGGCAAACATAACCTGTTTATCTCCGCCAACTTCAGATATGGAAAACGTGATTATAAACAGAAATATTCATCAGAAACAATAACCGTTTCCAAAACAGGTTCATTTGAGGTATCCCGATTAGTTTTTTCGCTGGGCTACAGTTTTAAATTTTAAGCCTTTGCAAATAATTTGCCAAGATCTGGCTATCCAAATATTTTCTATATCCGTCGTGTTGAGAAAGAGAACCCCGGATGAATAAAACCCTGAGATAAATATAAATTGCGACCCTTGCCAACCCTGATTGCAATCCATTTTCAAAGTATGGATTACAAACAATCATGCTACCATTCCATGAAGCAACAGTTCAGGTGAAAGCTGTAATTTATGGGAGAAAAACTACAGAAAAATCTCTTTATATCAAGAAACAGCTCTAATTTACTGTTGAAATACAATTCTCGGGTATTGAGTCAGGCAGCTTTTTATTTTTCCAGAAACATCAAAAGTTCATAAATGGAACCAAATGTTTCGTTTGTATTTTCTTTTTGGTAAGTCCAGGAATTTTCTTTTACAGAAACAACAAAATCAGGATTGGCTTTCATTACTATTTGATAACCCAAACGGTTAAACGCCCGCAGTGTCCAGGTTAGCGAAAGCCCCTCTCCTTCTACTTTAACTTTGGCTTTAAAATCTTTTTTGAAAAAATATTCTCCTTCCTGCAAATCAAAACCAACATTTTCGTTTTTAAACAGCTGATTCAACCAACCATTTAAAACAGCATCTTCCGGTGCTCCCTGATAATTTCCGGTTTCGGTAACAATCCACAATTTATCCACTTCACGCAGCGCGATATTTAAATCGTGTGTTGAAAGAATGATTGTTTTTCCTTTTTCTTTTGCCAAAATCTGCAAAAGATGAAATATTTCGTATTTGTTGCTTACATCAAGAAATGCGGTGGGTTCATCCAAAATAATTACCGGAGTATCCTGCGCCAAAGCCCGGGCAATCATCGCCCGCTGACGTTCACCATCGCTTAACTGAATAGTTTGCCGGCTTTCAAATCCAGACAGCCCAACCTTTTTTATTGCATCTCCTACTTTTTGTTTGTCTTCGGCAGTTAAACGACCAATCCAGTTTGTGTAAGGGAAACGTCCAAAAGCAACCAGATCAAAAACCGTCATGTTTGCCACGCGGATATTTTCAGTAGAAACAAAACTGATAATTTGAGCAACGTCGCGTGAATCAATCGTTTTTAATTCATCACCGTTTAATTTTATGTTTCCTGAAAAATAATCCTGAAAACCAACAAGCGAACGCAGCAAGGTACTTTTACCAATTCCGTTACTTCCAATCAGCGCCACCATTTCGCCCGGACAAGCAGAAAAATCAATTCCGGAAAGAATTTCCAAAGGTTTTGCTCCCGACTGCTCGTAACCAACCGATAAATTATCCAACTCAATATTGAAACCCTGCCCGCTCATGAAACAGAAGCAAATTTTTTGTTTTTGATTATCATCCACATAATTATCGGAATTCCAATAATGGCAGTTACCGAGTTGATGGGCAGCGTTGTTTGCATTCCAGGAAGTTGCGAAACGATATCGCTAAAAAGCATCACAATACTTCCGGTTAAAATAACCGCAGGCACCAAAACCAAATGATTTGATGTTTTAAAAATTACGCGGCAAATATGAGGAACGGCGATTCCGATAAAACCAATCGGGCCACAAAATGCAGTAATTGTTCCGGCGAGTAAACTTGTACTCAAGAAAATAATTATTCGACTTGAAATAATTTTTACCCCCAGCGAACGTGCATAATTTTCACCCAAAAGAAACGCATTTAAATCTTTTATCTTAAAAAAAGCGAGTATAATTCCGAGAATAATTGCAGGTGCCATCACCGAAAGTTGTGCATTGGTAACACTCCCCAAACTTCCCATTGTCCAGATGATAAACGCTTTTAACATCGATTCGTTACTGAAATATTGAAGAATACTTACAATTGCTGAGACGGCACTGGTAAATAAAATCCCCAGGATCAAAATAGTCATTATATCGTTTACGCGTGTAGAAACGTACAACACAAGCAGCATCACCAGGAAAGAACCAATCCATGCAACAATGGCAAGCGGCCAGGCTCCGGTTAATGTTACCACACCAAATGCAAACACCGAAGAAAAGCCAAGAACAAAAAGCGCGACTCCCAAACTAGCTCCGGCACTAATACCCAAAACAAAGGGCCCTGCCAGCGGATTTCGAAAAACGGTTTGCATTTGCAGCCCGCTAACCGAAAGCGCGGCTCCGGTTAAAATTGCAGTTATTGCTTTGGGCAAGCGGAATTCAAGAATTATTGTTCTGAATGTGGCATTACTTCCTTCCGATGAAAAAATGGACAAGAAAATTTGTTTTAACGGAACAATTACCGAACCAAGCAAAAGATCGGCAAGCAGCAGCAATAAAAAAAGTACGCCCAGTATAAAAAACACTGCGCGGACTGACGACATTTTATGTTCCTGTGGCGGATTCATTCTACTTCTTTGTAATACACCAAATCCTCATTAATTGTTCCCGGATAAAAAACAGAAATCAAATCGCGCAGAATTAAATTTGGATAAACTGTGCCGCTTTCCCAAAAATCGTTACCGCCATTTTCACTCATTTTATTGTTGTTATTAAACAAACGACCACTCTTTAAAACGCCAAAATTTTTAAAACGCTGATCAGTTGCAATAATATCTTTTCTGGATGACAAAAGTCCCATATTTATCCATACATCCACTTCATTTCCGTAAGTCAGCGCGTTTTCAAAAGAAATCACATAACTTTCATGCGAATCGTTATCCTTTCCAATGTAATCACCGCCGGCATCTTTTATCATGTTCGCCAAATAGGAATCTCCACCCGGAATCCACCACGAATCTTTGTAAGGCGATCCAACCAAAACTTTGGGTTTGTTTTGTTTGTCTTTCACCTTTTCTTTTAAAGAAAGATAATCTTCTTTTATTTGGGTAAAAAATTGTTGAGCTTCATTTTCTTTTTGATACAAAGCACCTACAAATTTTATCCATTCCACTTTTCCGAGCGGTGTTTCCTCCAAGTATTCCGCATTCATTATCACCGGAATTCCTAATTCTTCCAGTTTTTTCACATGTGTTGTGACCTCGCTCCCAACTCCGTAAAGCATCACCACATCGGGATGTTGATTTAAAATCATTTCGTAATTCAGGTTCTGTCCATAACCAACATCAACCACTTTCCCTGATTCCACATATTGCAAAATCTGCGGGTTTGAAACATAATTTGCTCCCGAAATACCAACAACCGAGTTATTCTCACTCAAAACCTCAATAAAACCGAGGTGCGATGTTGACATACATATAATTCGCTGAATCGGGGTGCGGATAATATTTTTATTTTGCAGCGAATCGGGAACAGATATTTCCTTAGGCACCAGAAAATACTCTACTTTTACATTTTGTGCTTTCTCCCAGGGATTAAAGACGCTGAGTTTTACAATTCCGCTATTTTCTCCGATACTAAAACCACCTGCAAATTCATTGGAGCTCACTTCATTGTGCTGCGCCGT
This genomic interval carries:
- the ggt gene encoding gamma-glutamyltransferase; this translates as MKKTVFTSLLTLLFFIAFAQDRINGYNFATRSEVIAQNGMACTSQPLATQAALDILKAGGNAIDAAIAANAVLGLTEPTGNGMGGDLFAIVWDAKTKKLYGLNASGRSPYDLTLDYFKQNGYKKIPPLGPLPVSVPGCVDGWFELHKKFGTKPMSEILDPAIQYARNGFPLSELIAYYWQRSTRSLKQFPGFEEIFMPGGKAPEKGEIFKNPYLANTFELIAKEGRDVFYKGEIAEKIVKYVRDQGGFLSMKDFEDHHSDWVEPISVNYRGYDVWELPPNGQGTAALEMLNIMKHFDVASMGFGSPEYIHLFVEAKKLAFEDRAKYYSDPDFNDLPIEELISEKYGEEQAAMINPERAARSYPAWGMEHGNTIYMTVADKEGNMVSLIQSNFRGMGSGMTPGKLGFILQDRGELFSLEEGHMNVYEPHKRPFHTIIPAFVTKDGEPFLSFGVMGGDMQPQGHVQIICNIIDFGMNIQEAGDAPRIQHTGSSDPTGGTMTDGGDVTLESGFEYETIRALMQKGHKIGYAYGPYGGYQAIKWDSKNKVFYGASESRKDGQAAGY
- a CDS encoding Crp/Fnr family transcriptional regulator — its product is MKKALNEYIKQYVHLSKNETEAIEKILTHKKIHKKELVAETGKACTKVLFIEKGYFRFFHLDTNGNEITSDFYFAPSFITSYTSFITGEPSFVNVQAMVDMEVLEFQRSELYELYSLYPAIERLGRLIAEEVAITSERHLFLLLNQTAEIRYKTLLKKNPEYVNTIPLQYIASYLGITKETLSRMRKSIR
- a CDS encoding ABC transporter ATP-binding protein; its protein translation is MSGQGFNIELDNLSVGYEQSGAKPLEILSGIDFSACPGEMVALIGSNGIGKSTLLRSLVGFQDYFSGNIKLNGDELKTIDSRDVAQIISFVSTENIRVANMTVFDLVAFGRFPYTNWIGRLTAEDKQKVGDAIKKVGLSGFESRQTIQLSDGERQRAMIARALAQDTPVIILDEPTAFLDVSNKYEIFHLLQILAKEKGKTIILSTHDLNIALREVDKLWIVTETGNYQGAPEDAVLNGWLNQLFKNENVGFDLQEGEYFFKKDFKAKVKVEGEGLSLTWTLRAFNRLGYQIVMKANPDFVVSVKENSWTYQKENTNETFGSIYELLMFLEK
- a CDS encoding iron ABC transporter permease — protein: MNPPQEHKMSSVRAVFFILGVLFLLLLLADLLLGSVIVPLKQIFLSIFSSEGSNATFRTIILEFRLPKAITAILTGAALSVSGLQMQTVFRNPLAGPFVLGISAGASLGVALFVLGFSSVFAFGVVTLTGAWPLAIVAWIGSFLVMLLVLYVSTRVNDIMTILILGILFTSAVSAIVSILQYFSNESMLKAFIIWTMGSLGSVTNAQLSVMAPAIILGIILAFFKIKDLNAFLLGENYARSLGVKIISSRIIIFLSTSLLAGTITAFCGPIGFIGIAVPHICRVIFKTSNHLVLVPAVILTGSIVMLFSDIVSQLPGMQTTLPINSVTAIIGIPIIMWMIIKNKKFASVS
- a CDS encoding ABC transporter substrate-binding protein, producing MQRFSIFILFILFLSSCVNDKTAQHNEVSSNEFAGGFSIGENSGIVKLSVFNPWEKAQNVKVEYFLVPKEISVPDSLQNKNIIRTPIQRIICMSTSHLGFIEVLSENNSVVGISGANYVSNPQILQYVESGKVVDVGYGQNLNYEMILNQHPDVVMLYGVGSEVTTHVKKLEELGIPVIMNAEYLEETPLGKVEWIKFVGALYQKENEAQQFFTQIKEDYLSLKEKVKDKQNKPKVLVGSPYKDSWWIPGGDSYLANMIKDAGGDYIGKDNDSHESYVISFENALTYGNEVDVWINMGLLSSRKDIIATDQRFKNFGVLKSGRLFNNNNKMSENGGNDFWESGTVYPNLILRDLISVFYPGTINEDLVYYKEVE